The proteins below are encoded in one region of Limnohabitans sp. 63ED37-2:
- a CDS encoding MFS transporter, with amino-acid sequence MSPKLIVLLLALLLGLQPVTTDLYLPALPAITEGFGASMGQAQLTLTALLLAFGLSQLVWGPLSDRFGRKPILLWGMGAYVLASIACAFAPNMTWLVAGRALQGVAMGAGVMAARAVVRDLYAPAQGATVMSQALTGLGIIACTCAPIGGILTDALGWRVALLMLAVFGSITFGLLLWRFEETLARPNPHALHLRSLLRANWFILRHPTFRAWNALSTGSYMGLFTFLACSAFVFTRSMDYSKTAYGFFMLSMSLSYIVGTFWCRWMLRRTSVHRAVAVAAILTLSGGISMAALAYAGQGQDWYGAASVMGPVYLFMLGHGVHQSCGQSGAVAPFPEKAGTASALNGFLMMLGAFFMGSWLGTQMHEPVFALAHGLLLWSVVIALVAWTLVQRHGRAAPLPARA; translated from the coding sequence ATGTCGCCCAAACTCATCGTCCTGCTCCTGGCCCTGCTGCTCGGACTGCAACCCGTCACCACCGACCTGTATCTGCCCGCCCTGCCCGCCATCACCGAAGGCTTCGGGGCGAGCATGGGTCAGGCCCAACTCACCCTCACGGCCCTGCTGCTCGCCTTTGGCCTGTCCCAACTGGTCTGGGGCCCACTGTCGGACCGCTTTGGCCGCAAACCCATCTTGTTGTGGGGCATGGGCGCTTATGTGCTGGCCTCGATCGCCTGCGCCTTTGCGCCCAACATGACCTGGCTGGTGGCAGGCCGCGCCCTGCAAGGCGTGGCCATGGGTGCGGGTGTCATGGCCGCACGCGCCGTGGTGCGCGACCTGTATGCCCCGGCTCAAGGGGCCACGGTCATGTCACAAGCCCTCACGGGCTTGGGCATCATCGCCTGCACCTGTGCGCCCATTGGCGGCATCTTGACCGATGCTTTGGGCTGGCGGGTGGCCCTGTTGATGCTGGCCGTGTTTGGGTCCATCACCTTCGGCCTGCTGCTGTGGCGCTTTGAGGAAACCCTGGCCCGACCCAACCCGCACGCCCTGCACTTGCGCAGCCTGCTGCGGGCCAACTGGTTCATCTTGCGCCACCCCACCTTCCGCGCCTGGAACGCGCTGTCCACCGGCTCCTACATGGGCTTGTTCACGTTTTTGGCCTGTTCGGCTTTTGTCTTCACGCGCAGCATGGACTACAGCAAAACAGCCTACGGTTTTTTCATGCTCAGCATGTCGCTGTCCTACATCGTGGGCACCTTCTGGTGCCGTTGGATGCTGCGCCGCACCAGCGTGCACCGCGCGGTGGCCGTGGCGGCCATCTTGACCTTGTCGGGCGGCATCAGCATGGCCGCTCTGGCCTATGCAGGCCAAGGCCAGGACTGGTACGGCGCGGCCAGCGTCATGGGGCCGGTTTACCTCTTCATGCTGGGCCACGGCGTGCACCAGTCCTGTGGGCAAAGCGGCGCGGTCGCGCCCTTCCCCGAGAAGGCCGGGACGGCCTCGGCACTCAACGGCTTTTTGATGATGCTGGGTGCATTTTTCATGGGCAGCTGGCTGGGCACACAAATGCACGAGCCGGTCTTTGCGCTGGCCCACGGCCTGTTGCTGTGGAGCGTGGTCATTGCCCTGGTGGCCTGGACCCTGGTGCAGCGCCACGGACGCGCAGCGCCCCTGCCCGCCCGCGCCTAA
- the miaA gene encoding tRNA (adenosine(37)-N6)-dimethylallyltransferase MiaA: MNTPASTPASAQPNRPVDAIALVGPTASGKTAAALALAQQLQSQGGAEIISIDSALVYRGMDIGTAKPSREELAAVPHHLIDTLDPLQSYSAAEFSKDATRLIHDIRARGKTPLLVGGTMLYLKALLEGLNDIPAANPEIRAQIQEEAERIGWPALHARLAQVDPQTAARLAPGDSQRIGRALEVWTATGQTLTSFHQSAKAQAPDWHIPVINLEPTDRAWLHQRIALRFEQMMAAGFMDEVKALRARGDLHPDLPSMRCVGYRQAWEGLDSHWPEADILERGIFATRQLAKRQITWLRSMPDRVVVAADAPDALQQVLQAAATHWR, encoded by the coding sequence ATGAACACCCCAGCATCCACCCCCGCCAGCGCCCAGCCCAACCGACCGGTCGATGCCATTGCGCTGGTCGGCCCCACGGCCAGCGGCAAGACGGCGGCGGCCTTGGCTTTGGCGCAGCAGTTACAAAGCCAAGGCGGTGCAGAAATCATCAGCATCGACTCGGCCTTGGTTTACCGGGGCATGGACATTGGCACCGCCAAACCCAGCCGCGAAGAGCTGGCCGCCGTGCCCCACCACCTGATCGACACGCTGGACCCCCTGCAAAGCTACAGCGCTGCCGAATTTTCCAAAGACGCCACCCGGCTCATCCACGACATCCGCGCCCGCGGCAAAACCCCGCTGCTGGTGGGCGGCACCATGCTGTACCTCAAGGCGCTGCTCGAAGGTCTGAACGACATCCCTGCCGCCAACCCCGAGATCCGCGCCCAAATACAAGAAGAAGCCGAGCGCATCGGCTGGCCCGCCTTGCACGCGCGGCTGGCCCAAGTCGACCCGCAGACGGCCGCCCGCCTGGCCCCCGGCGACAGCCAACGCATTGGCCGGGCCCTGGAAGTCTGGACCGCCACGGGCCAAACCCTCACATCCTTTCACCAAAGCGCCAAAGCCCAGGCCCCCGACTGGCACATCCCGGTCATCAATCTGGAGCCCACCGATCGCGCATGGCTGCACCAACGCATCGCCCTGCGCTTTGAGCAGATGATGGCCGCTGGCTTTATGGACGAAGTCAAAGCCCTGCGTGCACGCGGCGACCTACACCCCGACCTGCCATCCATGCGCTGCGTGGGTTACCGCCAGGCTTGGGAAGGGCTCGATAGCCACTGGCCCGAAGCAGACATCTTGGAGCGCGGCATCTTTGCCACGCGCCAACTGGCCAAGCGGCAAATCACCTGGCTGCGCAGCATGCCCGATCGCGTGGTGGTGGCGGCCGATGCGCCCGATGCCCTGCAGCAAGTCCTGCAGGCCGCCGCAACCCACTGGCGCTAA
- the arfB gene encoding alternative ribosome rescue aminoacyl-tRNA hydrolase ArfB has translation MKHALHIDDAEVELSAIRAQGPGGQNVNKVSSAIQLRFDVAGSALPDDVKQRWLQSGDSRLTLEGVFILKAQKHRTQEANRVDAWARLYETLDLYAKPPKPRKATKPTYGSVQRRLEGKAMQAKIKSGRRKDTGD, from the coding sequence ATGAAACACGCCCTGCACATCGACGACGCCGAAGTCGAGCTCAGTGCCATTCGGGCGCAAGGCCCGGGCGGGCAAAACGTCAACAAGGTCTCCAGCGCGATTCAGCTGCGCTTTGATGTGGCGGGCTCCGCCTTGCCCGACGACGTGAAGCAGCGGTGGCTTCAGTCGGGCGACAGCCGCCTGACCTTGGAGGGTGTTTTCATTCTGAAAGCGCAAAAACACCGCACACAAGAGGCCAACCGGGTGGACGCTTGGGCCAGGCTTTACGAAACCTTGGACCTGTACGCCAAGCCCCCCAAACCCCGCAAGGCCACCAAGCCCACCTATGGCTCGGTGCAAAGGCGGTTGGAGGGCAAGGCGATGCAGGCCAAGATCAAAAGCGGTCGGCGCAAAGACACCGGTGATTAG
- a CDS encoding DUF1178 family protein, with product MKVLDLQCALGHSFEGWFGSQADYDTQRAQGLVTCPVCNDSDITKKLSAPRLNLGYGAAPDPTPAQGAPATGAGAGAGVGGLGGTPSARAVEVPSSAPTLPDVAPDTLQQLQAAMVKMVRHVMANTEDVGTQFAEEARKIHYGEREERNIRGQATREETEALIDEGIDVMPLPVPENLKGPLQ from the coding sequence ATGAAAGTCCTGGACCTGCAATGCGCCCTGGGCCACAGCTTCGAAGGCTGGTTTGGCTCCCAGGCCGACTACGACACCCAGCGTGCGCAGGGCTTGGTCACCTGCCCGGTCTGCAATGACAGCGACATCACCAAAAAGCTCTCGGCGCCGCGCCTGAATTTGGGTTACGGCGCAGCCCCAGACCCGACCCCGGCGCAGGGCGCTCCAGCCACAGGTGCGGGTGCGGGTGCGGGTGTTGGCGGCCTTGGTGGTACACCTTCGGCTCGTGCTGTGGAGGTGCCCTCCTCAGCACCCACCTTGCCCGATGTGGCGCCCGACACTTTGCAGCAGCTGCAAGCGGCCATGGTGAAAATGGTGCGCCACGTCATGGCCAACACCGAAGATGTGGGCACACAATTCGCCGAAGAGGCCCGCAAAATCCACTACGGTGAGCGCGAGGAGCGCAACATCCGGGGCCAGGCTACACGAGAAGAAACCGAGGCCTTGATCGACGAAGGCATCGATGTCATGCCTTTGCCCGTGCCCGAAAACCTCAAGGGCCCGCTGCAGTAA
- a CDS encoding NUDIX domain-containing protein, with protein sequence MSDDHLIEHRVNQEELLRGRFLHAFRDTVRLPNQNLATREYVVHPGAVMVIPMLDTPDGLRLVMERQFRYPVGLVMTEFPAGKLDPGEDPWLCAQRELLEETGYTARQWARAGVLHPVIAYSTEVIEIWFAKDLSLGERQLDTDEFLDVFTASPAELMAACQQGLLTDAKTLTGLLWLQNVQSGQWPLHWQTLCTPTP encoded by the coding sequence ATGTCTGACGATCACCTGATCGAACACCGGGTCAACCAAGAAGAGCTCTTGCGCGGGCGATTCCTGCACGCTTTTCGCGACACCGTGCGCTTGCCCAACCAAAACCTGGCGACCCGCGAATACGTGGTGCACCCTGGAGCGGTGATGGTCATCCCCATGCTCGACACACCCGACGGTTTGCGCTTGGTGATGGAGCGGCAGTTCCGTTACCCCGTCGGGCTGGTGATGACCGAGTTCCCGGCTGGCAAGCTCGACCCGGGAGAAGACCCGTGGCTCTGCGCCCAGCGCGAGCTGCTCGAAGAAACCGGCTACACAGCCCGGCAGTGGGCACGCGCGGGGGTGCTGCACCCGGTGATTGCGTATTCGACCGAGGTGATTGAAATCTGGTTTGCCAAAGACCTGTCTTTGGGCGAGCGTCAGCTGGACACCGATGAGTTTTTGGATGTGTTCACCGCCAGCCCAGCCGAGCTGATGGCTGCTTGCCAGCAGGGGCTGTTGACCGATGCCAAAACCTTGACGGGTCTGCTTTGGTTGCAAAATGTGCAATCGGGCCAGTGGCCACTGCACTGGCAAACCCTCTGCACACCCACCCCATGA
- a CDS encoding DUF2818 family protein, with amino-acid sequence MSTSTQIGLLILLALVAANMPFFNQRILLLGPQRVSKPLVWRLMELVVLYFVVGGVGLAMENHGGQVAPQGWEFYAVTGTMFVTLAFPGFVYRYLMHRKH; translated from the coding sequence ATGAGCACCTCCACCCAAATCGGTTTGTTGATCTTGCTGGCCTTGGTGGCCGCGAACATGCCGTTTTTCAACCAGCGCATCTTGCTGCTGGGGCCCCAGCGTGTGTCCAAGCCTTTGGTTTGGCGCTTGATGGAGTTGGTGGTGTTGTATTTTGTGGTGGGTGGTGTGGGCCTCGCGATGGAAAACCATGGCGGCCAAGTCGCGCCACAGGGCTGGGAGTTTTATGCGGTCACGGGCACCATGTTCGTCACGCTGGCTTTTCCGGGTTTTGTTTACCGCTACCTGATGCACCGCAAACACTGA
- the nuoN gene encoding NADH-quinone oxidoreductase subunit NuoN: MMDNSSWMTMYPEIVLLVMACVVTLADLFVKSTKRTATYVLTLVSLGGVALLHAVYADAGQTLYGFGRMVVSDPMGHWLKCFATIAVMVTLVYSRPYAADRDMLRGGEIFSLSLFALLGMSMMISGQNFIVIYLGLELLTLSSYALVALRRDHTQASEAAMKYFVLGAMASGFLLYGMSMMYGATGSLELSAVLKAIASGQVNHQVLVFGLVFIVAGLAFKIGAVPFHMWIPDVYQGAPTAATLMIGGAPKLAAFAILVRLLVEGLLPLAFDWQQMLALLAIGSLLMGNLAAIAQTNLKRMLAYSTISQMGFVLLGFVAGVINGETTLAANAYSSAMFYMVSYVLTTLAAFGVIMLLARQGFESEEITDLAGLNQRSPLYAGVMAICLFSMAGIPPMVGFYAKLSVLQSLVASGQGFYIGLAIFAVIMSLIGAFYYLRVVKVMYFDEPVTATTVSASLDVRLVLSTNGLLVLLLGIFPGALMALCADSIVRMLAA, from the coding sequence ATGATGGACAACTCCAGCTGGATGACGATGTATCCGGAGATCGTGTTGCTGGTCATGGCCTGCGTGGTGACGCTGGCCGACCTCTTCGTGAAAAGCACCAAGCGCACGGCCACTTATGTGCTGACCTTGGTGTCTCTGGGCGGTGTGGCTTTGTTGCACGCGGTGTATGCCGATGCGGGCCAGACCCTGTACGGCTTTGGCCGCATGGTGGTCAGCGACCCGATGGGCCACTGGCTCAAGTGCTTTGCCACCATCGCGGTGATGGTGACCCTCGTCTATTCACGCCCCTATGCCGCTGACCGCGACATGTTGCGTGGCGGTGAGATTTTCAGCCTCAGCTTATTTGCCTTGCTCGGCATGAGCATGATGATCTCGGGCCAGAACTTCATCGTGATCTATTTGGGCCTGGAGCTGTTGACCCTGTCAAGCTACGCGCTCGTGGCCCTGCGCCGCGACCATACCCAAGCCAGTGAAGCGGCCATGAAGTACTTTGTGCTGGGCGCCATGGCCTCGGGCTTCTTGCTGTACGGCATGTCCATGATGTACGGCGCGACCGGCAGCCTGGAGTTGTCGGCCGTGCTCAAGGCCATCGCTTCGGGTCAGGTGAACCACCAGGTGCTGGTGTTCGGTTTGGTCTTCATCGTGGCCGGTCTGGCCTTCAAGATCGGCGCTGTGCCATTTCACATGTGGATTCCCGACGTCTACCAAGGCGCCCCCACTGCGGCCACCTTGATGATTGGTGGCGCTCCCAAGTTGGCGGCTTTTGCTATTCTTGTGCGTTTGCTGGTCGAGGGCCTGTTGCCCCTGGCGTTTGACTGGCAGCAAATGTTGGCCTTGTTGGCGATTGGCTCCTTGCTGATGGGTAACCTGGCGGCGATTGCCCAGACCAACCTCAAGCGCATGCTGGCTTATTCGACCATCTCTCAAATGGGTTTTGTGCTGCTGGGTTTTGTGGCGGGCGTGATCAATGGCGAGACCACTTTGGCCGCCAACGCCTACAGCTCGGCCATGTTCTACATGGTGTCGTACGTGTTGACCACCTTGGCCGCTTTCGGCGTGATCATGCTGCTGGCCCGCCAGGGCTTTGAGAGCGAAGAGATCACCGACTTGGCCGGTCTGAACCAGCGCAGCCCCTTGTACGCGGGCGTGATGGCCATTTGCCTGTTCTCCATGGCCGGTATTCCGCCCATGGTGGGCTTCTATGCCAAGCTGTCGGTGCTGCAGTCTTTGGTGGCTTCTGGGCAGGGCTTCTATATCGGTTTGGCCATTTTCGCGGTCATCATGTCGCTGATCGGTGCCTTCTATTACCTGCGTGTGGTCAAAGTCATGTACTTTGACGAGCCGGTCACCGCCACCACCGTGTCGGCCTCGCTCGATGTGCGTTTGGTCTTGTCCACCAACGGTTTGCTGGTTTTGTTGCTGGGCATTTTCCCCGGCGCACTCATGGCTTTGTGTGCCGATTCGATTGTGCGTATGCTGGCGGCCTGA
- a CDS encoding NADH-quinone oxidoreductase subunit M encodes MGLLSLAIWMPIAFGVVLLAFGRDSQAGAVRWLALVGAIASFLVTLPLISGFQLGSSAMQFVEKAMWFERFNVHYHLGVDGISLWLVPLTAFINVVVVIAGWEVITRKVNQYMAAFLILSGLMIGVFSALDGILFYVFFEATLIPMYLIIGIWGGPNKIYAAFKFFLYTLLGSLLMLIALIYLYVTSGGSFDILTWHKLPLSGSVQTLLFFAFFAAFAVKVPMWPVHTWLPDVHVEAPTGGSAVLAAIMLKLGAYGFLRFSMPIAPDAAREWGMLIIVLSLVAVIYVGLVAMVQQDMKKLVAYSSVAHMGFVTLGFFIFNPLGVSGAIVQMIAHGFVSAAMFLCIGVLYDRVHSREIASYGGVVNTMPKFAAFALLFAMANAGLPGTAGFVGEWMVILGAVKANFWIGLLAASALIFGAAYTLWMFKRVYLGPVTNEDVKGLVDINAREFLMLSLLAVAVLYMGIYPKPFTDVMDASVMDLLKHVAVSKLP; translated from the coding sequence ATGGGATTGTTAAGCCTTGCCATCTGGATGCCGATTGCGTTCGGTGTCGTCTTGCTGGCCTTTGGTCGCGACAGCCAAGCGGGCGCTGTGCGCTGGTTGGCCCTCGTCGGTGCGATCGCCAGTTTCTTGGTCACGCTGCCACTGATTTCGGGCTTTCAGCTCGGCTCTTCGGCCATGCAGTTTGTCGAAAAAGCCATGTGGTTCGAGCGCTTCAATGTGCACTACCACCTGGGTGTGGACGGCATCTCGCTGTGGCTGGTGCCACTGACGGCCTTCATCAACGTGGTGGTGGTCATTGCGGGCTGGGAAGTCATCACCCGCAAAGTCAACCAGTACATGGCCGCCTTCCTGATCCTGTCGGGTCTGATGATTGGTGTGTTCAGTGCGCTCGACGGCATCTTGTTTTATGTCTTCTTTGAAGCAACCCTGATCCCGATGTACCTGATCATTGGTATCTGGGGTGGACCGAACAAGATTTACGCCGCCTTCAAGTTTTTCCTCTACACCTTGCTCGGCTCCTTGTTGATGCTGATCGCATTGATCTACTTGTACGTGACTTCGGGCGGCAGCTTCGACATCTTGACCTGGCACAAGCTGCCCCTGTCGGGCTCGGTGCAGACCTTGTTGTTCTTTGCCTTCTTTGCGGCTTTTGCCGTGAAGGTGCCCATGTGGCCGGTGCACACCTGGTTGCCCGACGTCCACGTTGAAGCGCCCACAGGCGGCTCGGCGGTGCTGGCGGCCATCATGCTCAAGCTGGGTGCTTATGGCTTCCTGCGTTTTTCGATGCCCATCGCCCCTGATGCGGCCCGCGAATGGGGCATGTTGATCATTGTGTTGTCCTTGGTGGCCGTGATCTATGTGGGCTTGGTCGCCATGGTCCAGCAGGACATGAAGAAGCTGGTGGCTTATTCTTCGGTGGCGCACATGGGTTTTGTGACTTTGGGCTTTTTCATCTTCAACCCGCTGGGCGTATCCGGCGCCATCGTGCAGATGATTGCCCACGGTTTTGTCTCGGCCGCCATGTTCCTGTGCATCGGCGTTTTGTACGACCGGGTGCACTCGCGTGAGATCGCCAGTTACGGCGGTGTGGTCAACACCATGCCCAAATTCGCTGCCTTTGCCTTGCTCTTTGCCATGGCCAATGCGGGCTTGCCTGGCACCGCTGGCTTTGTGGGCGAGTGGATGGTGATTTTGGGCGCTGTGAAGGCCAACTTCTGGATCGGCTTGCTGGCCGCTTCGGCCCTGATCTTTGGCGCGGCCTACACCTTGTGGATGTTCAAGCGCGTCTACCTCGGCCCGGTGACCAATGAGGACGTCAAAGGACTGGTCGACATCAACGCCCGTGAATTCCTGATGCTCAGTCTGCTGGCTGTGGCCGTGCTCTACATGGGCATTTACCCCAAACCTTTCACCGACGTGATGGATGCTTCGGTGATGGACTTGCTCAAGCACGTGGCCGTGTCCAAGCTGCCTTGA
- the nuoL gene encoding NADH-quinone oxidoreductase subunit L, with protein MSQTLNASTLLAIPLAPLVGSLLAGIWGTQFGGNWIGRRLSHSFTILGVLVAFILSAMTLSKVIAGASFNESIYTWMVVGGLKMEVGFMIDSLTAMMMCVVTFVSLMVHIYTIGYMEEDEGYNRFFAYISLFTFAMLMLVMSNNLLQLFFGWEAVGLVSYLLIGFWYNKPTAIFANMKAFLVNRVGDFGFIIGIGLIAAYTGTLNYTELFAKAGELAKIDFPWYIFGMDAMLITVICICLFIGAMGKSAQFPLHVWLPDSMEGPTPISALIHAATMVTAGIFMVARMSPLFELSDSALNFMMVIGSITALFMGFLGIIQNDIKRVVAYSTLSQLGYMTVALGASAYSVAVFHLMTHAFFKALLFLGAGSVIMGMHHNQDIRYMGGVRKYMPITWITSLLGSLALIGTPLFSGFYSKDSIIEAVHLSTLPAAGFANFAVLAGVFVTAFYSFRMYFLVFHGPERYDQNPDAHHGHDDHHGHDDHGHDKPHESPWVVTVPLVLLAIPSVVIGFMTIQPMLYGEFFKDVIFIDAAKHPAMQQLGQLFHGPVAMAVHGLSTAPFWLALAGVVTAWYMYLVNPKVPAFFARVLRPLIVVLEQKYFMDWINENILAKGARGLGRGLWKVGDGTIIDGFFVNGSWKVVGLVSGVVRWFQSGFLYHYALVMILGVFVLMTYFVWLA; from the coding sequence ATGAGTCAGACCCTCAACGCCAGCACACTGCTGGCCATCCCCCTGGCCCCGCTGGTGGGCTCTTTGCTGGCCGGTATTTGGGGCACCCAATTTGGTGGCAACTGGATTGGCCGCCGTCTCTCGCACAGTTTCACCATCCTGGGCGTGCTCGTGGCCTTCATCTTGTCGGCCATGACGCTCAGCAAGGTGATTGCTGGCGCCAGCTTCAACGAGAGCATCTACACCTGGATGGTGGTCGGTGGCCTGAAGATGGAAGTCGGTTTCATGATCGACAGCCTCACGGCCATGATGATGTGTGTCGTGACCTTCGTGTCGCTCATGGTGCACATTTACACCATCGGCTACATGGAAGAGGACGAAGGCTACAACCGCTTTTTTGCCTACATCTCGCTGTTCACCTTCGCCATGCTGATGCTGGTGATGAGCAACAACTTGCTGCAGCTGTTTTTTGGCTGGGAAGCGGTGGGCTTGGTGTCGTACCTGTTGATCGGATTTTGGTACAACAAACCAACCGCGATTTTCGCCAACATGAAGGCCTTCTTGGTCAACCGTGTGGGTGACTTTGGCTTCATCATCGGCATTGGCCTGATCGCTGCATACACCGGCACACTCAACTACACCGAGCTGTTCGCCAAAGCGGGTGAGCTGGCCAAGATCGATTTCCCTTGGTACATCTTTGGCATGGACGCCATGCTGATCACCGTGATCTGCATTTGCCTCTTTATCGGTGCCATGGGCAAGTCTGCACAGTTCCCGCTGCACGTGTGGCTGCCCGACTCCATGGAAGGCCCTACACCCATCTCCGCCCTGATCCACGCCGCGACCATGGTGACGGCTGGTATCTTCATGGTGGCCCGCATGTCGCCGTTGTTTGAGTTGTCCGACTCGGCGCTCAACTTCATGATGGTGATCGGCTCGATCACGGCCTTGTTCATGGGCTTCTTGGGGATCATCCAAAACGACATCAAGCGTGTGGTGGCTTACTCCACCTTGTCGCAGCTCGGTTACATGACGGTGGCATTGGGCGCATCGGCCTACTCGGTGGCGGTGTTCCACCTGATGACACACGCCTTCTTCAAAGCGCTGCTGTTCTTGGGTGCGGGCTCGGTCATCATGGGCATGCACCACAACCAAGACATCCGCTACATGGGCGGCGTGCGCAAGTACATGCCCATCACCTGGATCACGTCGCTGCTGGGCTCGCTCGCCTTGATCGGTACGCCTTTGTTCTCGGGTTTTTACTCCAAGGACAGCATCATCGAAGCGGTGCACCTGAGCACGCTGCCTGCCGCTGGCTTTGCCAATTTCGCGGTGTTGGCGGGTGTGTTTGTGACGGCCTTCTATTCGTTCCGCATGTACTTCTTGGTTTTCCACGGCCCAGAGCGTTACGACCAGAACCCGGATGCACACCACGGCCACGATGACCACCATGGGCACGATGATCATGGTCACGACAAACCCCACGAGTCGCCTTGGGTCGTCACGGTGCCGCTGGTGCTGCTGGCGATTCCTTCGGTGGTGATCGGTTTCATGACCATCCAGCCCATGCTGTACGGCGAATTCTTCAAAGACGTGATCTTCATCGATGCGGCCAAACACCCCGCCATGCAGCAACTGGGTCAGTTGTTCCACGGTCCGGTGGCGATGGCTGTACACGGTCTGAGCACTGCGCCGTTCTGGCTGGCTTTGGCCGGTGTGGTGACCGCTTGGTACATGTACCTGGTCAACCCCAAGGTCCCGGCTTTCTTTGCCCGCGTCTTGCGCCCCCTCATCGTGGTGCTGGAGCAGAAGTACTTCATGGACTGGATCAACGAAAACATCCTGGCCAAGGGTGCACGTGGTCTGGGCCGAGGCCTGTGGAAGGTGGGAGACGGCACCATCATCGACGGCTTCTTCGTGAACGGTTCCTGGAAAGTGGTGGGTCTGGTCTCTGGCGTTGTGCGCTGGTTCCAGTCGGGTTTCCTGTACCACTACGCCCTGGTGATGATTTTGGGTGTGTTCGTGCTGATGACGTATTTCGTCTGGCTCGCTTAA
- the nuoK gene encoding NADH-quinone oxidoreductase subunit NuoK, translated as MTLTLGHFLSLGAMLFALAVIGIFLNRKNLIVLLMAIELMLLAVNMNFVAFSHYLGDMHGQVFVFFILTVAAAESAIGLAILVLLFRNQNNINVDELNSLKG; from the coding sequence ATGACACTGACCCTGGGACACTTTTTGTCGCTCGGCGCGATGCTGTTTGCATTGGCCGTGATCGGCATCTTCTTGAACCGCAAGAACCTGATTGTTTTGCTCATGGCCATCGAGTTGATGCTGTTGGCTGTGAACATGAACTTTGTGGCCTTCTCGCACTACCTGGGCGACATGCACGGGCAAGTGTTCGTCTTCTTCATCCTCACGGTGGCCGCGGCCGAATCGGCCATTGGCTTGGCCATCTTGGTGCTGTTGTTCCGCAACCAGAACAACATCAACGTGGACGAACTCAATTCGCTCAAGGGTTAA
- a CDS encoding NADH-quinone oxidoreductase subunit J: MDVKTGFFYLFSVVLLFAAFRVVTARNPVHAVLYLMLAFSQASAVWFLLNAEFLAILLVLVYLGAVMVLFLFVVMMLDIGIDTVRKGFWKNFPLAATLGAVVALEMAAVLLSGFRMSEAPAMGTGAVQVDNAKALGILLYTEYLMPIQIAAAILLVAMIAAIALTLRERKDSKAIDPSIQVRVRAADRMQVVKMAPTQAAPAPVAPTEAAAEEVKK; encoded by the coding sequence ATGGACGTCAAGACCGGTTTCTTCTACCTCTTCTCGGTGGTGCTGCTGTTTGCAGCCTTCCGGGTGGTCACCGCACGCAACCCTGTGCACGCGGTGCTGTACCTCATGCTGGCTTTCTCGCAGGCCTCGGCGGTGTGGTTCTTGCTCAATGCCGAATTCCTGGCCATCTTGCTGGTGCTGGTGTACCTGGGCGCGGTGATGGTGTTGTTCTTGTTCGTGGTGATGATGCTGGACATTGGCATCGACACCGTGCGTAAAGGCTTCTGGAAAAACTTCCCGCTGGCAGCCACCTTGGGGGCCGTCGTGGCCCTCGAAATGGCCGCTGTGTTGCTGTCGGGTTTTCGCATGTCCGAAGCACCCGCCATGGGCACGGGCGCTGTACAGGTGGACAACGCCAAGGCTCTGGGCATTTTGTTGTACACCGAATACCTGATGCCCATCCAGATCGCGGCAGCCATTTTGTTGGTGGCCATGATCGCGGCGATTGCCCTGACCCTGCGTGAGCGCAAGGACAGCAAGGCGATTGACCCGTCCATTCAGGTCCGTGTGCGTGCGGCTGACCGCATGCAAGTGGTCAAGATGGCCCCAACCCAAGCAGCGCCTGCCCCTGTTGCGCCCACTGAAGCAGCCGCTGAAGAGGTGAAGAAATGA
- the nuoI gene encoding NADH-quinone oxidoreductase subunit NuoI, with product MTTMTASSFSIKDFLKSFMLVELFKGMALTGRYAFARKVTVQFPEEKTPLSPRFRGLHALRRYDNGEERCIACKLCEAVCPAMAITIEAGQREDGSRRTTRYDIDLTKCIFCGFCEESCPVDSIVETHIFEYHGEKRGDLYFTKDMLLAVGDRYEKEIAAAKAADAPYR from the coding sequence ATGACAACAATGACTGCTTCCTCTTTTTCGATCAAGGACTTCCTCAAGAGCTTCATGCTCGTGGAGTTGTTCAAGGGCATGGCCCTGACCGGACGTTATGCATTTGCCCGCAAGGTGACGGTGCAGTTCCCGGAAGAAAAAACCCCGCTGTCGCCGCGTTTTCGTGGCCTGCATGCCCTGCGCCGTTACGACAACGGTGAAGAGCGCTGCATCGCCTGCAAACTCTGCGAAGCCGTGTGTCCCGCGATGGCCATCACCATCGAGGCGGGCCAGCGCGAAGACGGCTCGCGCCGCACCACGCGTTACGACATCGACCTGACCAAGTGCATCTTCTGCGGCTTTTGCGAAGAAAGCTGCCCGGTGGACTCGATCGTTGAGACCCACATTTTTGAATACCACGGCGAAAAACGCGGTGACTTGTACTTCACCAAGGACATGTTGCTGGCCGTGGGCGACCGTTACGAAAAAGAGATCGCAGCTGCCAAGGCCGCTGACGCTCCTTACCGTTGA